In Shouchella patagoniensis, the following are encoded in one genomic region:
- the qoxB gene encoding cytochrome aa3 quinol oxidase subunit I — MPLRWDEFIVTGDPFILGAQISIALTSIIAIVALTYFKKWKTLWSDWITTVDHKKIGIMYIACALLMLFRGGVDAMMMRVQLAAPEMEFLNGQHYNEIFTTHGTIMIIFMAMPFLIGLMNVVVPLQIGARDVAFPFLNNLSFWTFFFGMALFNLSFIIGGSPSAGWTSYFPLASNDFSPGVGQNYYALGIQLSGIGTLATGINFIVTILRMRTKGMSLMKMPMFTWTVFITSLIIVLAFPVLTVALAMMTFDLLFGSAFFTLQGEGLDMLWANLFWIWGHPEVYIVALPAFGIFSEIISTFARKKLFGYNAMVASIVIISFLSFLVWVHHFFTMGNSAAVNSFFSISTMAISIPTGVKIFNWLFTLHKGKIRFTTPMLWSLGFIPNFVIGGVTGVMLAMAAADYQYHNTYFLVSHFHYVLIAATVFSCFAGLIYWYPKMFGHRMNERIGKWVFWIFMIGFNVCFFPQYFLGLDGMPRRTYTYLESDGWFSLNFISTVGAFMMAAGFALFVYNIYYSWRYEKRDTTGDPWDGRTLEWATSSAAPPFYNFAKVPEVSERDAFWDMKEKGFDPNEDKNFEKIHMPSNSWLSPIMALFMFIASFALVFSWFSIAIIGAIGIFACMIIRSFDYNDGYYVSVEEIEEIENKAKEA; from the coding sequence ATACCGTTGAGATGGGATGAATTTATAGTAACGGGTGACCCGTTTATACTAGGGGCGCAGATTTCGATCGCGCTTACCAGCATAATCGCAATTGTTGCCCTCACATATTTTAAAAAATGGAAAACACTTTGGTCTGATTGGATTACAACAGTAGATCATAAAAAAATTGGTATTATGTATATTGCCTGCGCACTTTTAATGCTTTTCCGCGGTGGCGTAGATGCAATGATGATGCGTGTGCAATTAGCAGCTCCAGAGATGGAGTTCTTAAACGGACAGCATTATAATGAGATCTTCACAACTCATGGTACAATTATGATTATCTTTATGGCAATGCCATTCTTAATTGGTCTAATGAACGTTGTTGTACCATTGCAAATTGGCGCGCGTGACGTAGCCTTTCCGTTTTTAAACAACTTAAGTTTTTGGACGTTCTTTTTTGGGATGGCACTTTTTAATCTGTCGTTTATTATCGGCGGTTCACCTTCAGCTGGTTGGACATCGTATTTCCCGCTGGCTTCAAATGATTTTAGCCCCGGTGTTGGACAGAATTATTACGCATTAGGTATTCAACTATCAGGTATTGGTACTCTTGCGACAGGTATTAACTTTATTGTAACGATTCTTAGAATGCGCACAAAAGGCATGTCATTGATGAAAATGCCAATGTTCACTTGGACTGTTTTTATTACTTCATTAATTATTGTGCTCGCATTTCCTGTTTTAACTGTTGCACTTGCAATGATGACATTTGACTTATTATTTGGTTCAGCGTTCTTTACATTGCAAGGTGAAGGACTTGATATGCTATGGGCGAACTTATTCTGGATTTGGGGGCACCCTGAAGTTTATATTGTTGCCTTGCCAGCATTTGGGATTTTCTCAGAGATTATATCAACCTTTGCCCGTAAAAAATTATTTGGTTATAATGCGATGGTTGCATCCATTGTGATCATTTCATTCTTAAGTTTCCTTGTATGGGTACACCATTTCTTCACAATGGGAAATAGTGCAGCTGTGAACTCGTTCTTCTCCATATCAACCATGGCGATTTCGATTCCGACAGGTGTTAAGATCTTTAACTGGCTCTTTACACTACACAAAGGGAAAATTCGATTCACAACACCGATGCTTTGGTCATTAGGGTTTATTCCGAACTTCGTTATCGGTGGGGTAACAGGTGTTATGCTTGCCATGGCAGCTGCTGATTACCAGTATCACAACACGTATTTCCTAGTTTCGCATTTCCACTATGTATTAATTGCGGCTACTGTATTTTCATGTTTCGCCGGTCTTATTTACTGGTACCCAAAAATGTTTGGTCATCGTATGAATGAGCGCATTGGGAAATGGGTATTCTGGATCTTTATGATTGGCTTTAACGTATGTTTCTTCCCGCAGTATTTCTTAGGACTAGATGGAATGCCACGTCGAACCTATACGTATTTAGAATCTGATGGCTGGTTCTCACTTAATTTTATTTCAACCGTTGGCGCATTTATGATGGCTGCAGGTTTTGCACTGTTTGTGTATAACATTTATTACAGCTGGCGTTATGAGAAGCGAGATACGACAGGAGACCCATGGGATGGACGTACACTTGAGTGGGCGACATCTTCAGCGGCACCTCCGTTTTATAATTTCGCGAAAGTCCCTGAAGTATCTGAAAGAGACGCATTCTGGGATATGAAAGAAAAAGGCTTTGATCCAAATGAGGATAAGAATTTCGAAAAAATTCATATGCCGAGTAATTCGTGGTTATCACCAATTATGGCTCTGTTTATGTTTATTGCCTCATTTGCACTTGTGTTCAGTTGGTTTTCAATTGCAATTATCGGTGCGATCGGTATCTTTGCTTGTATGATTATCCGTTCCTTTGATTACAATGACGGTTACTATGTAAGTGTAGAAGAAATCGAAGAAATCGAAAACAAAGCGAAGGAGGCGTAA
- a CDS encoding acylphosphatase produces the protein MKRFEIEVVGHVQGVGFRSFVEQESLNWDVTGTVKNMDNGNVLIYVQGEESQIQSFLSNIKKGNQFSKVEHVATKEKTIINDELRFRTIY, from the coding sequence ATGAAGCGTTTTGAAATAGAAGTAGTTGGTCATGTTCAAGGTGTCGGCTTTCGTTCTTTTGTAGAACAAGAATCATTAAATTGGGATGTAACTGGCACAGTGAAAAACATGGATAACGGTAATGTTTTAATTTATGTCCAAGGAGAGGAAAGTCAGATTCAATCTTTTTTATCAAACATAAAGAAGGGCAATCAATTCTCGAAAGTGGAGCATGTTGCAACAAAAGAAAAAACAATTATTAATGACGAGTTACGTTTCAGGACAATTTATTAA
- a CDS encoding glycosyl hydrolase family 18 protein has protein sequence MKKTTFSVYVLVLVFLFSGTQTFAKAGSASDDFKVVGYYPSWVAEERGYEVMDLPAEQMTHVMYAFANVCWDGVHGNLDPSGPNPQEWVCEDENGPIDVPNGSIVLGDPEQDVHKRYPGDSEDEQIKGNIKQLQLLKKEHPHLKTVISVGGWTWSNRLSLVAATEETRENFAQSAVDFVRAYDFDGVDLDWEYPVSGGMPDNERDPADKENHTLLLEATRAALNEAGAEDGKGYTLTIASSASPSYLQNNELDKLATILDWIQIMTYDLNGTWQAQNGHNAPLYYDEDATVPGADVLNVDAAVNGHLNAGVPKDKLVVGMPFYGYGWTGCEPNNNGEYSTCTGPADVGTWTNATFDYQDLKDNYVNQNGYTRYWNEASKVPFLFNASEGTFITYDDPESISYKAHFVKDNGLAGAMFWEASNNRDGDLVNAIAEVLLTENENLVCNAGVWSSSAVYTKGDRVSVNGVIYEAKWWTTGENPVDSGEWGVWKKATDCLEAESGTPSWTATSIYTKGNQVVYEGVLYEAKWWTKGEIPSQSGEWDVWKKVKN, from the coding sequence ATGAAAAAGACAACTTTTAGTGTTTATGTGCTCGTACTTGTTTTTCTCTTCAGTGGAACGCAAACATTTGCCAAGGCGGGTTCAGCAAGTGACGATTTTAAAGTAGTTGGTTACTATCCATCATGGGTTGCAGAGGAGCGTGGTTATGAAGTGATGGATCTCCCAGCAGAGCAAATGACTCATGTTATGTATGCGTTTGCAAACGTGTGTTGGGATGGTGTTCATGGTAACCTTGATCCAAGTGGTCCCAACCCACAGGAGTGGGTTTGTGAGGATGAAAATGGCCCAATTGATGTTCCTAATGGTTCAATCGTCCTTGGTGATCCTGAACAAGATGTTCATAAGCGATACCCTGGAGACTCAGAAGATGAACAGATTAAAGGAAATATAAAACAACTTCAACTTTTGAAAAAGGAACACCCACATTTAAAAACAGTGATTTCGGTTGGGGGTTGGACATGGTCTAATCGTCTCTCCCTTGTAGCAGCAACAGAAGAAACTCGTGAAAATTTTGCTCAGTCGGCAGTTGATTTTGTACGTGCATATGATTTTGATGGTGTTGACCTTGATTGGGAGTACCCGGTTAGTGGGGGAATGCCGGATAATGAGCGTGATCCTGCTGATAAAGAAAACCACACATTGTTATTAGAAGCAACAAGAGCAGCGCTTAATGAGGCCGGGGCAGAAGATGGAAAAGGCTACACATTAACAATTGCTTCTTCTGCGTCTCCAAGTTATCTACAAAACAATGAATTAGATAAACTAGCAACTATTTTAGATTGGATTCAAATTATGACTTACGACTTGAATGGTACATGGCAAGCACAAAATGGACACAATGCGCCACTATATTATGATGAAGATGCAACCGTCCCAGGGGCTGATGTGTTAAATGTAGATGCAGCAGTGAATGGTCATTTGAATGCTGGTGTTCCGAAAGATAAATTAGTTGTTGGCATGCCATTCTATGGCTATGGATGGACTGGTTGTGAACCTAATAATAATGGTGAGTATTCAACTTGTACAGGACCTGCAGATGTAGGAACATGGACTAACGCAACATTTGATTATCAGGATTTAAAAGACAATTATGTGAATCAAAATGGGTATACACGTTATTGGAATGAGGCATCAAAAGTACCGTTCTTATTTAACGCAAGTGAAGGAACATTTATTACGTATGATGATCCCGAGTCCATTTCCTATAAAGCTCATTTTGTAAAGGATAATGGGCTTGCTGGAGCAATGTTCTGGGAGGCAAGTAACAATCGTGATGGTGATTTGGTTAATGCCATTGCAGAGGTGCTATTAACAGAGAATGAGAACCTTGTGTGTAATGCAGGCGTTTGGTCTTCTAGTGCAGTGTATACAAAGGGAGATCGAGTTAGTGTGAACGGGGTAATTTATGAGGCGAAATGGTGGACAACAGGGGAGAATCCAGTGGATTCTGGTGAATGGGGTGTGTGGAAGAAAGCAACCGACTGTCTAGAGGCTGAATCTGGTACCCCTTCTTGGACTGCGACATCGATTTATACGAAAGGGAATCAGGTTGTTTATGAAGGTGTTTTATATGAAGCGAAATGGTGGACAAAAGGTGAAATTCCTAGTCAGTCCGGAGAATGGGATGTCTGGAAGAAAGTAAAGAATTAA
- the qoxC gene encoding cytochrome aa3 quinol oxidase subunit III has product MASHESINPNAPLEYQSSEGKNNILGFWIFIGAEFALFSTLFASYFVLVDRNAGAISTGELFDLSLVLAMTFLLLTSSFTAGIAIHEMRAGRVNRMLVWVGLTLLLGLGFLGFEIYEFVHYAHEGATLSASAHWSTFFVLLGTHGLHVSVGVVWMLLLAIQIKQRGLTPRTTSKFFIASLYWHFLDVVWIIIFTGVYLLGMEWI; this is encoded by the coding sequence ATGGCTTCACATGAATCAATTAATCCGAATGCACCACTAGAGTATCAATCATCTGAAGGCAAAAACAATATCCTTGGTTTTTGGATCTTCATCGGCGCTGAATTCGCCTTGTTCTCGACGTTATTTGCTTCTTATTTCGTCTTGGTGGACCGAAATGCCGGAGCGATTTCGACAGGTGAATTATTTGATTTGAGCCTGGTGTTAGCCATGACATTCTTGCTTCTGACAAGTTCATTTACTGCAGGAATCGCTATTCATGAAATGAGGGCCGGAAGAGTAAACCGGATGCTCGTCTGGGTCGGTTTAACACTTTTACTTGGGCTAGGTTTCTTAGGCTTTGAAATTTATGAGTTTGTTCATTACGCTCATGAAGGAGCTACATTATCTGCAAGCGCCCACTGGTCTACATTCTTTGTTTTATTAGGAACACATGGTTTACACGTAAGTGTTGGTGTTGTTTGGATGCTCTTGCTTGCGATTCAAATTAAACAAAGAGGATTAACGCCACGTACAACATCGAAGTTCTTTATTGCAAGCTTGTATTGGCACTTTCTTGATGTTGTTTGGATCATTATCTTTACAGGCGTTTACTTGCTTGGAATGGAGTGGATTTAG
- a CDS encoding spore morphogenesis/germination protein YwcE: MDLFFAYMFVASATPLFLWLEHRKIAMLSIPFIVVMWLLSIAFLFEGFMFHINESAFITAFLVNVVIAHIAAFILYASPHIQTKTKQTKETAE, translated from the coding sequence ATGGATCTATTTTTTGCTTATATGTTCGTTGCGAGTGCTACTCCGCTATTCTTATGGTTAGAGCACCGTAAGATTGCCATGCTTAGTATCCCATTTATTGTGGTTATGTGGTTATTATCAATCGCCTTCTTATTTGAAGGTTTTATGTTCCATATTAACGAATCAGCTTTTATTACTGCGTTTCTAGTTAATGTGGTTATTGCACACATTGCGGCGTTTATTCTTTATGCTTCTCCACATATTCAAACAAAAACAAAACAAACAAAAGAAACAGCTGAATAA
- a CDS encoding aminopeptidase, producing MNFQEKLENYADLAVRVGVNIQPGQTLFVRTPLFAAPFVRVVAKKAYEAGAKHVRVEWADEELTRLKYELAPEEAFSEYPEWQANTLVQEAENNAAFLSITGGNPDLLKDVNPERVATANKTAGAANSTFRSYIQSDKVSWSIVAVPSVGWAEKVFPEKTGEEAVSKLWEAIFAATRMNEEDPVAAWKKHLATLDEKMTILNEKHFSALHYTAEGTDLTIELPQTHIWASGGSTSKSGTNFVANMPTEEVFSAAKKDGVNGTVTSTKPLNYGGTLITNFSLTFENGKVVDFSAEQGEETLKRLLDTDEGARSIGEVALVPHRSPISDTNIIFYNTLFDENASNHLALGSAYAFNIEGGKDMSPEELEKNGLNQSITHVDFMMGSADMNIDGIDKDGKREPVFRNGGWAL from the coding sequence GTGAATTTCCAAGAAAAACTTGAAAACTATGCTGACCTAGCAGTCCGAGTTGGAGTAAATATTCAACCAGGGCAAACTCTATTTGTCCGCACCCCTCTATTTGCTGCTCCTTTTGTAAGAGTGGTCGCAAAAAAAGCCTATGAAGCAGGAGCAAAACATGTGCGAGTTGAGTGGGCTGACGAGGAATTAACAAGATTGAAATATGAACTTGCTCCTGAAGAAGCCTTCTCTGAATACCCTGAATGGCAAGCAAATACGCTCGTTCAAGAAGCAGAAAACAATGCTGCTTTCTTAAGCATCACTGGAGGAAACCCTGATTTACTTAAAGATGTAAACCCAGAGCGAGTTGCTACCGCTAATAAAACCGCAGGTGCTGCAAACAGCACATTCCGCAGTTATATCCAATCAGATAAAGTAAGTTGGTCTATCGTTGCTGTTCCATCGGTTGGCTGGGCCGAAAAAGTATTTCCAGAAAAAACAGGAGAAGAAGCCGTTTCGAAATTATGGGAAGCGATCTTTGCAGCAACGCGCATGAACGAGGAAGATCCAGTTGCAGCTTGGAAAAAACATTTAGCTACTTTAGATGAAAAAATGACAATATTAAACGAAAAACATTTCTCTGCACTTCATTACACAGCAGAAGGAACGGACTTGACAATCGAATTACCACAGACACATATTTGGGCTTCTGGCGGAAGCACAAGTAAGTCAGGCACTAACTTTGTTGCGAATATGCCAACAGAAGAAGTCTTCTCTGCTGCTAAGAAAGATGGCGTTAACGGAACAGTAACAAGTACAAAGCCACTTAACTATGGTGGTACACTTATTACAAACTTTTCATTAACATTTGAAAATGGAAAAGTTGTAGACTTTAGCGCGGAACAGGGAGAGGAAACGTTAAAACGTTTACTTGATACAGATGAAGGTGCGCGTTCAATTGGGGAAGTTGCTCTTGTTCCACATCGTTCACCTATTTCTGATACAAATATTATTTTTTATAATACGTTATTTGATGAGAATGCTTCCAATCACCTTGCCCTTGGTAGTGCATATGCCTTTAATATTGAGGGTGGTAAGGACATGAGCCCTGAAGAACTTGAGAAGAATGGCTTAAATCAAAGTATCACTCATGTCGATTTCATGATGGGTTCTGCTGACATGAATATTGACGGAATTGATAAAGATGGCAAGCGCGAGCCAGTATTCCGCAATGGTGGTTGGGCACTCTAA
- the qoxD gene encoding cytochrome aa3 quinol oxidase subunit IV has product MANNNETSANNHHGFPWQHLIGFLLSIVLTLLAVWVMTQTNLAWSVRVIIVFVFAFIQMSVQLFMFMHIGEGKDGKWQIGHTLFALVIAIIIVLGTYFVIMTGHV; this is encoded by the coding sequence ATGGCAAACAACAATGAAACATCGGCCAATAATCACCACGGGTTTCCATGGCAGCATTTAATTGGCTTCTTACTGTCAATTGTTTTAACGTTGCTTGCTGTATGGGTTATGACTCAAACAAATTTAGCTTGGAGCGTTCGAGTAATCATCGTCTTTGTCTTTGCATTCATCCAAATGTCTGTGCAATTGTTTATGTTCATGCATATTGGTGAAGGAAAAGATGGCAAATGGCAAATTGGTCATACGCTATTCGCTCTTGTGATTGCGATTATCATTGTGCTAGGTACGTACTTCGTTATTATGACGGGTCACGTTTAA
- a CDS encoding TetR/AcrR family transcriptional regulator: protein MARRKLNKEDIFIATDGLLHELGYEGFHFKALADQLGVGRSTIYEYYRSKEDLITAYMLHIMEAFIEDRDKLDQTARPLEQLRGLLHLFMKHDRILLAIELTPHVQKSSSDHVQQILNHLWKHHHIVFAQIKELVVAGIKCGEIRSDLPVKLIEAALFQAISLNKARNQETTEEWANAVFDMLFSGIRT, encoded by the coding sequence ATGGCAAGAAGAAAACTAAACAAAGAAGATATCTTTATTGCAACAGATGGGTTATTGCATGAATTAGGCTATGAAGGATTTCATTTTAAAGCATTAGCTGATCAACTTGGTGTAGGGCGAAGTACGATTTATGAATATTATCGTAGCAAAGAAGATTTGATCACAGCTTATATGCTTCATATAATGGAAGCGTTTATTGAAGATCGTGATAAATTGGATCAAACAGCGCGACCACTAGAACAGTTACGTGGGCTTTTGCATCTTTTTATGAAGCATGATCGTATCTTGCTAGCAATTGAATTAACACCTCATGTTCAAAAAAGTAGTAGTGATCATGTGCAACAAATACTTAACCACTTATGGAAGCATCATCATATCGTATTTGCTCAAATAAAGGAATTAGTTGTTGCAGGAATTAAATGTGGTGAGATTCGATCCGACCTGCCAGTGAAACTAATTGAAGCGGCTTTATTTCAAGCAATATCTTTGAATAAAGCTCGCAATCAAGAAACAACCGAGGAATGGGCAAATGCGGTTTTTGATATGTTGTTTTCTGGAATACGAACTTAA
- the qoxA gene encoding cytochrome aa3 quinol oxidase subunit II has product MKWITFAMVALFLSGCGNLTVLDPQGPVADQQKSLIMLSIWFMIFIVLVVFVMLTIMLVKYRDRANNDNYDPSIEGSHKLELTWTIIPIVIVTILSVPTVVTIYNLEEAPEIAEGSVQTDPLVIHATSANWKWIFSYPEENIETVNYINIPVDRPVLFKLTSADSMASFWVPQLGGQKYSMAGMETELFLAATEVGTYDGRNANFTGEGFAEQRFLVNAMTDEAYDNWVTDVQEEAPSLSEDEYAHLMVPGHAEEMTFSSTHLEFVNHVYDATYSLEKRAELGYEAWSPHSREGKAFEMPLLSQPIDTSKTYEVDLEDE; this is encoded by the coding sequence ATGAAATGGATTACTTTTGCGATGGTCGCTCTCTTTCTGAGTGGCTGTGGGAATCTAACAGTTCTTGACCCGCAGGGTCCCGTAGCGGATCAGCAAAAAAGCCTGATCATGTTATCCATTTGGTTTATGATTTTTATTGTTCTTGTTGTATTCGTGATGTTAACAATTATGCTCGTGAAATATCGTGACAGAGCGAACAATGATAATTATGACCCGTCAATTGAAGGAAGTCATAAGTTGGAGCTAACTTGGACAATTATTCCGATTGTAATTGTTACAATCCTTTCTGTTCCAACAGTAGTTACGATTTACAATCTTGAGGAAGCGCCAGAGATTGCTGAGGGAAGTGTCCAAACGGATCCATTGGTTATTCATGCAACAAGCGCTAACTGGAAATGGATTTTTAGCTATCCTGAAGAAAATATTGAAACCGTTAATTACATCAATATTCCTGTAGATCGTCCTGTCTTGTTTAAATTAACGTCAGCTGATTCAATGGCATCCTTTTGGGTCCCACAGCTTGGCGGACAAAAATACAGCATGGCGGGTATGGAAACAGAATTGTTTTTAGCAGCAACAGAAGTCGGTACGTATGATGGGCGGAATGCAAACTTTACGGGAGAAGGTTTTGCAGAACAACGTTTTCTTGTTAATGCAATGACCGATGAAGCCTATGATAATTGGGTAACAGATGTGCAAGAAGAGGCACCTAGTCTCTCTGAAGATGAATATGCTCATTTAATGGTTCCAGGGCATGCAGAAGAAATGACCTTTTCATCCACGCATCTTGAGTTTGTTAATCATGTTTATGATGCTACTTACTCACTTGAAAAGCGTGCGGAGCTTGGTTATGAAGCTTGGAGCCCTCATTCAAGAGAAGGTAAAGCATTTGAAATGCCATTGTTATCTCAACCTATTGATACTTCTAAAACGTATGAGGTGGATTTAGAGGATGAATGA